A portion of the Aricia agestis chromosome 1, ilAriAges1.1, whole genome shotgun sequence genome contains these proteins:
- the LOC121733449 gene encoding angio-associated migratory cell protein, translated as MKDIKADTPPSSINGDEIGNMEDEDGVIYFDEIEEIQFDEEDMEEIMDQEAEEIEMEKPEDQALLVFEKHTGSVFCCDLHPNGKLAVSGGEDDKAYVWSVENGEIVMDCPKHKDSVIFTGFSFDGAYLATIDMTGVIKVWKCQLEDNQQGPWPLAFEYEADETSWGLWHFAARVLICGGESGNIYVIKIPSGETKVLQGHTVAAECGKLFKDGKRLAVGYEDGSVKVWDLRNNTALQTISSSIHQSRITAVDTHPDNNLMASISADGTVVLSTSTNGKIVAQFEAEKELETVAFSPDPQLGLLALATLTGSVSIWDTSRQMLRHHCSKVEEDKTGGVTKMLWVKDQLVTGCLNGSVRVYNGRSGEKSFGLTGHWSEILDLIYNEKENILLTASDDKTARIFKFGKVDDKD; from the exons ATGAAGGACATAAAAGCAGATACTCCTCCATCCTCCATAAACGGTGACGAAATTGGAAACATGGAAGACGAGGATGGGGTAATATATTTTGACGAAATAGAGGAAATACAATTCGATGAAGAGGATATGGAAGAAATTATGGACCAGGAGGCTGAAGAGATCGAAATGGAGAAGCCTGAAGATCAGGCTTTACTAGTATTTGAAAAACACACAGGGTCGGTCTTCTGTTGCGACTTACATCCTAATGGAAAGCTCGCAGTCTCAGGGGGTGAAGACGATAAAGCGTACGTGTGGTCAGTCGAAAATGGCGAGATTGTAATGGATTGTCCTAAGCATAAAGACTCAGTAATATTCACAGGATTTAGTTTTGATGGTGCATATTTGGCAACCATTGACATGACCGGTGTCATTAAGGTGTGGAAGTGCCAGCTGGAAGATAATCAGCAAGGACCCTGGCCATTGGCTTTTGAATATGAAGCAGATGAGACTAGTTGGGGACTTTGGCACTTTGCAGCTAGAGTTCTCATTTGTGGAGGGGAATCTGGGAATATCTATGTCATTAAAATACCATCGGGAGAGACAAAAGTCCTACAGGGGCACACTGTAGCAGCTGAATGTGGGAAG TTATTTAAAGATGGCAAAAGATTAGCAGTTGGTTATGAAGATGGTTCAGTGAAAGTTTGGGATTTAAGAAATAATACAGCTCTACAAACAATTTCATCTTCCATACATCAAAGTCGTATTACTGCAGTTGATACACATCCAGACAACAATTTGATGGCATCAATATCTGCTGATg GTACAGTTGTCCTATCTACATCTACAAATGGAAAAATTGTTGCACAGTTTGAAGCTGAAAAGGAATTAGAAACTGTTGCTTTCAGTCCCGACCCACAATTAGGGTTACTTGCTTTAG CCACATTGACTGGGTCTGTTTCAATATGGGATACCTCAAGGCAGATGTTGAGACACCATTGTTCGAAAGTGGAGGAGGACAAAACTGGAGGTGTCACCAAAATGCTGTGGGTCAAAGACCAACTAGTCACTGGATGCCTCAATGGTTCCGTCAGAGTGTACAACGGAAGGTCTGGGGAAAAGAGTTTTGGCCTAACGGGACACTGGTCGGAGATTCTGGATCTAATTTACAACGAGAAAGAGAATATCCTACTGACAGCGTCAGATGATAAAACAGCAAGGATATTTAAATTTGGAAAGGTGGATGATAAAGACTAA
- the LOC121733367 gene encoding large neutral amino acids transporter small subunit 1, with protein sequence MAKVSAVEGLAPKSMEAGDNNANEEQSTEGVHLKKELSLMNGVAIIVGVIVGSGVFVSPHYVLKNAGSKGMSLIVWILSGLLSMIGALCYAELGTMIPKSGGDYAYIGEAFGDLPAFLYLWVALFIIVPTGNAITALTFAQNILKPFWPACDPPDSATSLIAAVVTLFLTALNCINVKWVTRVQDSFTAAKILALVITFIASLFYLFSGHTENLQNMMDGTVTDAGSIAVAFYSGLFSYSGWNYLNFVTEELQEPYKNLPRAICISMPVVTLVYALTNIAFFAVLTGPEMLVSEAVAVTFSEKILGVMSWIMPLFVALCTFGSLNGAMYASSRLFFVGARNGHLPVAISLIDIKRLTPVPSLIFMCLMSLVLLASNNIASLIVVVSAVEALFILCSVCGLIWMRYTKPDLTRPIKVNIVVPIVFSIICIFLVICSCFRTPFEVGIGVAFIVIGVPVFGVFVYWKNKPMWLQNASNNFNLFCSKLFLSLPEDSKDL encoded by the exons aTGGCAAAAGTATCAGCTGTAGAAGGTTTGGCGCCAAAATCGATGGAAGCTGGGGATAATAACGCAAACGAGGAACAGTCGACCGAAGGAGTGCATTTGAAGAAGGAATTGAGCTTGATGAATGGAGTAGCCATCATCGTGGGAGTGATTGTCGGATCCGGTGTTTTCGTATCCCCTCACTATGTTCTGAAAAACGCTGGCTCCAAGGGCATGTCCCTTATTGTATGGATACTATCCGGATTACTCTCGATGATTGGAGCGCTGTGTTACGCGGAATTAg GAACAATGATTCCCAAGTCAGGAGGAGATTACGCGTACATCGGAGAAGCTTTCGGGGATCTGCCAGCATTTCTCTACCTGTGGGTGGCCCTGTTCATAATAGTGCCTACAGGCAACGCCATAACTGCCCTCACGTTTGCCCAGAACATCCTCAAACCGTTTTGGCCAGCCTGCGACCCACCAGACAGCGCTACGTCACTAATAGCCGCTGTTGTTACAT TATTTTTAACTGCGCTGAACTGCATCAACGTAAAATGGGTGACCCGAGTCCAGGACTCTTTCACGGCTGCCAAGATTCTGGCCTTGGTGATCACGTTCATTGCCAGTTTGTTCTACCTGTTCAGTGGACATACGGAAAATCTACAAAACATGATGGACGGCACGGTGACTGACGCTGGCAGTATTGCTGTTGCTTTCTACTCGGGCCTCTTCTCTTACTCCGGATGGAACTACCTGAACTTTGTGACCGAAGAGCTGCAGGAACCCTACAA GAATCTCCCTAGGGCCATCTGCATATCTATGCCAGTGGTCACCCTGGTATACGCGTTAACAAACATCGCATTCTTCGCTGTGCTGACGGGGCCTGAAATGCTCGTATcagaggcggtagcggtcacaTTCAGTGAGAAAATCCTGGGTGTGATGTCGTGGATCATGCCGCTATTCGTAGCCTTGTGTACCTTCGGGTCGCTCAATGGAGCTATGTACGCATCTTCGAGGTTATTCTTCGTGGGCGCGAGGAATGGACACCTGCCCGTGGCGATTTCTCTTATTGACATAAAACGGTTAACGCCTGTGCCATCGCTTATATTTATG TGTCTGATGTCGCTGGTGCTACTGGCCTCCAACAACATCGCGTCTCTGATCGTGGTGGTGTCGGCGGTGGAAGCTCTGTTCATCCTGTGCTCGGTGTGCGGCCTGATCTGGATGCGGTACACCAAGCCCGATCTGACGCGACCGATCAAAGTCAATATCGTCGTGCCTATAGTGTTCTCCATCATTTGTATATTCCTAGTCATTTGCTCGTGTTTCCGGACCCCGTTCGAAGTGGGAATCGGTGTAGCGTTTATCGTGATAGGCGTCCCAGTTTTTGGCGTATTCGTATATTGGAAGAACAAACCTATGTGGTTACAAAACGCGAGTAATAACTTCAATCTTTTTTGCTCTAAACTCTTCTTGTCCCTGCCCGAGGACTCCAAGGACTTATGA